The segment ATCATTGGTTACTTTCTCTTCTTCAGGTTCAATTGGTGTTGCTTTCTCCAGTCCAGGTTTTAAACACGGATGTTTAGCTCTTGCTTCTTTACCAACTTGCTCATTgtcaaattcaatatatattttcgAGGGAAATGTTTCATTATCATCGTAACAGAATTCTTTAATTGTGCCAAAAATTCCATTCACAAGACCGtctgaaacattaatattttttataagcaTTATTCGAGCATCAATAGCTAATTCAAGGGATTTTTCTAAACAGCTGTTATGAACCCTGAAATGATGCCCATCTTTTTCTTCCATTCGGCCAGTCTTAGCATTTCTCTCAAAGTCTTGTGCTTTTACAGTAACTGTGTCTGAGCATAATTTATGCAGCATATGTATGTTGTGTACATCAACTTCACTGTTTGTTGCATAAATGTGGATGTCTGTACTATCATCACCATCACCTGTTTCACATTTTCTAAGCATAGCAACATCTCCTTCATGCATTGGTTCATCCTTTTTACGTAGTCTTAAACGACTTAGTAATTCAGCAAATTCTTTGTCCTTCTGCCTCATGATCTCTGTGAGTTCAACAACACTAAAGTGAGTTTCCCAAAGATTCACACTGTTCACTGGTTCAGTATAAAGTGGTTTTCCTTTGACGGGAGAAAGTTGATAAAAATCTCCGACTGCTATTACTGAGACTTTTCCAAATGCTGAATAATCTcctgtttgtttgatttgtctcaaTCTGCCATGAATATATGCCAAAAGTTTATGATCAACCATTGAAATTtcatcaattattaatatttgcagTTTTCCAAATTTTACTCTCAAGGAATTAATTTTTTCATCTCCAAGTGGCTGATATGGCAATGTAGCATTCGTTCCAATAGAGAAAGTTGAATGTATAGTTTTTGCATTTATGTGAAACGCACTGACACCGGTCGGAGCTGTTAAGAGCACATGAGTCTCATCTGGGTTTTCTGATAACTTTGATAGAATACGCGAGGTTTCATAATACATAGCTTTAATCAAAACTGACTTTCCAACTCCTCCAGGCCCAGATATGAACACATGAAATGGTTCTGGGTTTTCACCTTGTACTTTTGCTAGACACCACTGCCGCACTTTATAAAAGATTTGTGACTGTTTCTCATTCAAAGAACGCAGCAAACACATTGCATCTTTCTTTGTCATAGCACAAGGATTCTTTTCTAATGTGAAACCATGAACATTTGGTAGTAGATCGGGAATGACATCATCACCTTCCTCTGTTTCTATTACTTGTTCTTTTCTAGTATCTAGACATTCTAAACGCTCAAGTTCTGCTTCTGGACAGATTTGGGCCCAAGCGTCTTCCATTGGTCCATGTTGTTCTAAGTCATCTTGAGCTTTTTGTATACTGTCTGCTTCTTTTTCAAATTTTGACCTGTTTGTGTCCACTATGATTTTCACTGACTCAAGTTCATCATTATACAATGTGACAAATCCAGTCTCATAAAACTCCTGATATGAAGTGAAATTTGGTGGTTTCAGTTGACTTTGCAAAATATGAGGCAAAAATAACTCCAAAATACTTTGATAATAATTTTCAGGATTTTTAGTTGGTGAAAAACGAGCATATCGTACGACTGCAAAATCTGTTCGAGTTCTTTTTCTCACAAACCCCATGTCATTTTCCAGTTTTACTCGGTCTGTGCATGACTTTTCAGATTTGGACAGAACTCTGTACTCTGATGCAAAGGACGCTAAACACATTCCTGTAAAGTCTTGAGTTTTTGGACGAGCTCTGTATCTGTCTGTGATGCTTTTCATCCATATTTCATCATTGTCCGTTTCTTCCTTTTCagcctttttatttatgatatttaaaggTAAActcattttaactgtatttatacCAGTTGGAATAAAGACCACTTTCCTCGATCCTTCTTTTAATCTCATATTAGTCAAACGATAAACGCTCTCTTGGGCGGACACTTCTCTATTGTGGAGGAAAACACTTCCAAGTTTTCTTAAAGCTTGTTTTGCATCCATATTGCCATCCTTGTGTGCTTCTTTCTGTGCATTTGCCAGCAGCAATCCCATTTCTCTCTCTGCTTTGGAAATGTAGGAAACTATATACACTATGCAAGAGTAAGCATCAACAACAAACTGTATGTCCATGTTTGCATTCCAGCATCGCAAAAGATCTTTATTATACTGATTTACCCATACATCACTTGGTTTCCTTTTTAGcacaacatttgttttctttgtcattttgttaTAAGCGCATTCAAATATCTCTTGATTTATACCGATAGATGCAAACATAGAGTCAACAGAGTCAAAGACAGCATCAGTGTTCAGCAAACATTCTCTTACTTTTTTCATTATGGATTCAGCTAATTCTTTTGATATCTCTTTAGAATAGTTTACTCTTTTGTCTTTACTTTCACATTGTCCATCATCTGTTGTTTTTTCATTCTTatctgtttgtctgcttcttGTAATGAAAGTATTTTTGCTCGGTGGACGTGGAAAGTTAAATCTACATATAGTGCCTTTCTTTCTACATGTTTTGCATGTCTTTTGCTATGCTGTTGGACAGTGCTCACAATTTCATGCATTTCTGTTTCATCTTCAGGTGGCATTTCACAAGTGACATAACGATCAACAAATGCTGCAACTTCATCATCGTCCTCTCTGTCGACTTGTGGTGCATTCTCAACCCAAAACAGACAATGTGTGTGAGGTGATCCACGTTGTTGAAATTCAATTCGatagaaataatctattatttttccaATGGGTTGAGCTGGTGACATAATGACATCTTTCAGAAAACAGTGGAATCGATGATCAAACATTCTGGCAGCAGTTACTGGGTTTTCGTTTCAGCATCCCACATCTGTCAGACCAATCCAGTTCATCAATAGGAGTTTGACAACCCTCTTGTTTGACAATACACTGCAATAATTCTGGCCATCGCAAGTCAGCTGAGGAAAATGAGCAAAACCATGTTGGGATCCCAAGTTGCCTTACCATTGCAAACAAATCCTTCTGAACAGCTTGCCAAAAAACAGGACTTCCTCTCACTGGCCTTAAAAACTTGTAACCCTCATCAtaattgaaaatcatttgaagtGAATCTTTGTTTGTCAGCATTTCTGAGGTAATTTTTCTTTTGTTGCTTGAATCATAGCCTTTCCTCAAAGCAATCGATACATTAGACATAATTTTGATTGagctcagacaaatattgtccataAAAGATGTAATCGAGGTTTTGGGCAAAACGTCCATCTGCATTTAAAATTCTGTTGTTTAAATACCTAGACAATGTTAATTTCTCAGGTCTTGAATCATGAAATGTACCTTTTCCTTTTGGGAACAGAACTGGAAAACATTTGGCTTCATTAGTTTCATCCATTAACATTCTCACTGGATTATTGCCCTCTGCTGGTGCAAGTGACATAATACCATCAAAGTGTTGATCTAAAACCTCTTGAGCAATGTCCACTGGCTGCAAACATGAATCCATAAACAAACCATGCTGCTGTCGATCATGAAGTGTTTCATCACTCATCTCATTATCATCATTGTCAATGTTTTGCTCTTCGTTAATACGCACATCCTCACAATTGTCCAATTCCATATCATTGTTTTCAGTTTCATCAGTCATTTCCTCTTCTATTTTACCCAGAGGATTAATCCAAGTCTTGTTAAACTCAACATCTGTGTACCATTTGTTATTCTCCTTTAAATATGTCAATGCTGTTTTAATTTTATCACTATTCACAAATTTATACTCATAATGCCCTTTGTATGTCAGTTTTCTCTTAAGCTTTATTGGTATCATAAAATCATTTTCTGATCTTGGTAAAACATTCACTACTTCTGAAACATTAGATGGAATGCACACGACAGGGCCACAAATTCCATTCTGTCCTCCTCGTGGCAAAGCCAGCATTTTCATGAATGGAATATTCATTCCTATTAGATGTTGCTCAAGAGAGTTTAAAGAACTCAGTTCACTGGGAATAGGATCCAAACTTAGATTATTTGCAACACTTTCAGCTGGCATTTTACCTTCATAGATTTTTGTATCACATGTGTGACAAATCCATAAAGACGCAGCAGGACTGTTCTTATAGACACAGTTTTCACTACAATCTGTATTACAGTCATGCAGATATTTCAGTGTAATACATTTTTCTGCCATACAACCAGCTTGGATTGATTTTTgaaggtatttatttttattgcatttttttacctgcattttaAAGCAGCAACGATGACATACTGAACAAACATATTCAGGACCTGtagatattttttgtttaaactgttCAATTACATAGTCTATCTCTTTCATTTTTAGCTGTGATTTATATTGTCtttcagcatttctcatttttatattattgacaaaagtaaaatcagttttatatttCTGAACATTGTAATTTATAACCAtctctttgtgtgttttatttgaattatactttaaaatgctCATCTTTTTGACCGACTCTCTGTGTTCTGTGTcttcattatatttttgaatgctcATCTTTTTGACAGTCTCCCTATGTGCTATATTTTCATTATACTTATGAATACTCAACTGTTTGACAGTGTCTTTATGTGCTTTGTCTGTATGGTACTTTTGGATGCTATATTGTTTTACAGCCTCACAATGCAAATCATTCAGTCTGTATTTATCTGTGCTGTATTTGCGTATTTTTTCCTGATGCCATTTGTTTTCTTCGTACTTTTTTagtactacattttatttttttctctttataagTTTCATTCTCATCATATCTTTCCTTagtttccatttttttcttttctttaaaatcaTGATCACGACTATATCGCAGTCTCTCCTTATAAAGCTTACGTAGCTTTGAACTagcttttaaatgtatattataggCTGAACCTTGAGAAGATGCTTTACAAAAGCAAGCACAGGTATTGTTGTTGGTTTTTACACATACAACCACTTCATAATGACAGCTATTCACATGCTTCAAATAAATCCCATGGTGTTGACAGCTCTGTCTAGAGGAGATGTTTGAAGATTTATATTTAAGCCATTTCTCTCgagtatatgtaaaaatgtctacaCCAATTAAATCACTGGCTGCTTGTATTTCCATCTCTGTCGCCCAAGTTCCAACATATTTCATTCTTGATGTGGCAATGTACTCTGGTACAGAGCTGTATCCTTGTCTAAGATTATGTACATATTTATCTTCATTCTCCAGTATGTGTGTAACGACAGCCCGTCTCACTTTTCTGTGTTCTTCTTCACTTCCACTTACAGCAAAAGCTACTGCTCTAAAAAAGCAATTACCATCAcccaaaatactttttgtttcacaaggTTCAGCCATTTCAATAATCTCATTTGGATTATTGTCTTCTTTTATGATGTTTACGATGTTTAGCTTTAAGCAAACACTCTTTTGTTGCTGTAATGTCAATGGACTAAACTGTAAAGAAATATTTACAGTTTCTGAAACAAATTCAACATCACTTGAATTTTCTTTTGTTGGGTATAAAGGCgtttctgttttctgttctaCACACGTTTCATTCCCAGATATCTTATCTGTGTTTGTGACACAAGTCAAAGATTGACTGCAGTCAACATCCGCTTCCATTTCTGACACAGCTTTGCAGTGTAaatcatttaatttgtatttgttcacacttttcttcacttttcctttatgctgttcatttttcttgtattttttattgatggatttcataattgaaatgtaagtttcatccTCATGTAATCTTTTCTTTgccttcatttgtttttcttcatcCTCATGTAATCTTTTCTTTgccttcatttgtttttcttctttgaacTCTGTACTATTGCTGCAGTCAAGTTTCTCACTAGAATCCTCACGTGACTTTAAAGACACATTTGATGCTAGATCAGACAGTGAATGTTGAGATGgtgatttacaaaataatacacaGTTACCATCCTTGCTCTTTCCACATACAACAACTTCATAATGGCAgctgttttcatatttcaaatatatgccaCCGTCTTGGCAACCATGTGCATTAAAGGAAGCATTTGAAGATGAAAATCTAAACCATTTCTCTCGACTGTATGTAAATATGTCTGTGCCAATTAAATCACTGGCTGCTTGTATTTCCATCTCTGTTGCCAGATTTCCAACGAATTTCATTCTTGTTTTGGCAATGTAGTCTGGTACAGAGCTGTATCCTTGTTTGAGATACTGTACGTACTTTTCTTCATTCTGCAGAATGTGTGTAACTACAGCCCGTCTCACTTTTCGGTGTTCTCGTTCTGATCCACTTACAGCAATGGCTAATGCTCTAAAAAAGAGTTTCCATCTGCAACAGTCTTGTTCGTTTCACAAGGCTCAACCACTTCAACAGTCTCAGTTGATCgttttgttgttttaacaatgtttgCAATGTTTAACTTAAGCAAACACCCTTTTTGTTGCTCAAATGTTAATGGACTAACCGTACAGAAACATTAGCAGTTTGTGAAAGGAATGTAACATCACCTGCATTTTCATTACTTGAGTATGGCGTTTTTGTTCGCTGTTGTGCACACGTTTCTTTCACAGATGTTTTGTCCATGAAATCATTCAGAAATCGACTGCACCCAACATCAACTTCCACGTCCGACTTCTCACCTTCACGCTCATTTTCTGCTGGACCAGCGTTCTCGATCACTTGCCAGAATGGCCGTTTTCTGCCAGTCATAACTGCTTTGACCCCCGTTACCTCAAACTCCTGGTAACGTGCATTTATAGACGCAGCAAGTTTCCGGAAATGAACAATCAGCGAGTGCAAGTTACGATGGTAAACCACTACACTCTTACCGTCAGCTACACATCTGCCATCACCTCGTCTTGAATGTGGATCAATCACTGCATACCAGGAACCTTCTCTGACAGCTGCACATATGGTTAGCTTAATATTCACTAAAACAGCATCAAACCTCTGGAATGCTCGATTTACTGCTTCATCAAATGACATCGCATACCCCTGTAGTTCTCCATCATATTTATTGACACCAAACAAGCCAGTCAATGCTTCACCATAGTTTATTGAAAACCGACTatctttaagtgtgtgtgtgtctggtagcTCATGAACAGCTATGAAGCCGGATTCAGGATCGTTGATTTTCCCTGCGTCTCTCATGGCACTGTACAGGTCATCTCCATGGATCAGAACAGCATTCAGGTCACTTCTCGTCCACTGCAAAACATTTTTCATCTTACTCATCATAattgcagttaaacagtttgCACCACATTGACTTCCCCTATTCCGACCAAAACGGTAATCTCCTTGATGGAAAGAACCACTGATGTAAGAAGTCTGTGGAGATAGAGCAGAGACATCATTCACAGTCATcttagtattattagtagtagagagaggcagagaggaaGACTGAGGCATAGATGAAGATTGAGGTAGAGTTTCAGAGAATGCTTTCTTGTTTTTCAGACTTTTCAAAGGCTTTTCAAGATCATTTTCAGGTAAATTGTCAATGGCAGGTTCTTTGTGAAAATTGTCAATGGCAGGTTCTTTGTGAAAATTGTCAATGGCAGGTTCTTTGTGAAAATTGTCAATGGCAGGTTCTTTTTGTGAAAATTGTCAATGGTAAGGTTCTTTTTGTGAAAATTGTCAAGATCAGTTTTTTTCAGGAAATTCTCAAGTTCATTTGCTTTCAGAAAATTGTCAAGATCAGTTTTTTCAGGAAATTCTCAAGTTCATTTGCTTTCAGAAAATAGTCAAGATCAGTTTTTTTATGCACATTGTGATGGACACAATGTTCAGATATTTCTGCCGGTTTTTTAAGAGGCGGCAGACCCTCTGTTCTCCGGTCTGCCATTCTCTTCTTTGCTGCCTGGCAGCGCTGAGAGTGCTTCGTCCGAGGCATCTATACATGCacaaaaaacatagaaacaaattaaataacacaTTGCTGCACAACAATTCCAAAACATGATACAGCAAT is part of the Carassius auratus strain Wakin unplaced genomic scaffold, ASM336829v1 scaf_tig00023363, whole genome shotgun sequence genome and harbors:
- the LOC113077858 gene encoding uncharacterized protein LOC113077858; translated protein: MKAKKRLHEDEEKQMKAKKRLHEDETYISIMKSINKKYKKNEQHKGKVKKSVNKYKLNDLHCKAVSEMEADVDCSQSLTCVTNTDKISGNETCVEQKTETPLYPTKENSSDVEFVSETVNISLQFSPLTLQQQKSVCLKLNIVNIIKEDNNPNEIIEMAEPCETKSILGDGNCFFRAVAFAVSGSEEEHRKVRRAVVTHILENEDKYVHNLRQGYSSVPEYIATSRMKYVGTWATEMEIQAASDLIGVDIFTYTREKWLKYKSSNISSRQSCQHHGIYLKHVNSCHYEVVVCVKTNNNTCACFCKASSQGSAYNIHLKASSKLRKLYKERLRYSRDHDFKEKKKMETKERYDENETYKEKKIKCSTKKENNKWYTDVEFNKTWINPLGKIEEEMTDETENNDMELDNCEDVRINEEQNIDNDDNEMSDETLHDRQQHGLFMDSCLQPVDIAQEVLDQHFDGIMSLAPAEGNNPIVGGTPHSQVLHLIPVV